Sequence from the Clupea harengus chromosome 20, Ch_v2.0.2, whole genome shotgun sequence genome:
CAGCAGACAGCCCACTTGCACTTCTTCTGCCCTCGCTGGTGACCCTTCAGACTGAAAGGTGGCATGGTACTGTCCTGTAAGCTGCCTGACGGGGCGGCCTGAAAACGGGTAGATCAAGATAATTGTATTGGATATTCCTCTGATTAATTAAAGTCAATATAGCGTGATCTGGACTATTTTCCCCTCCCCTAACAAAGTTTTAATTAAATCTATTTGTTCTGTATAATTCCAAAAGGTGATGTTTTATATCCTTTTGACTTTGTTCCTGGGCAGTTGTTACTCCACTGTGTTGAGCCTTGTgctggggggaggggcgggAGGGATGAGCCTGACGCACGGAGGAACCCACTCAAGACCTTTATTGTGGATTTTATATGGAATCTTTTAAGCAAAGGCATTTCCATCCGAGGAGATCAGTTGGTGTCTGATAAGCATATTGGTATTTTATTCTACatgtccttttgtttgtttgaaaaacTACTTTTGAAACGACAACATGAACCCCCCCTTCATGGTACCCTGGGGTAATTTCAACTGTCAACAGAAGAGGAGCGAGTCGTCCCTGATGGAGCAGGCCTACCAGCCTACATGcgtgtgagggagggggggggggactacctTGCTGGAGGAAGTACCAAGTCCTTTCACTGGTCAtcatattattttctttttgtatggTTTTGGCGTTGGAGACAGGGCATGGAAGGCTAGAGCCAAGATGGCGTCCGCTGGGGGAGCTGATGTGGCCGTGCGCGCTATGCCCCAGCCACCTGTTCCCTGCAGGCGTTACTGCAACAGGTGTCCCACCAGCCCAGGCACCTCCGCTGAACCAGCTGTCATACCTGTGTCAATACCAGAGTTCAGGGAATTCAATTTGAACGGAACAGAGCCATTAAAATAAACTGCTTACAGACTGTTTCAAAAGGGTGTGGTCGCTGTAACATGTAAATACCCCTCACTTGTGCTTCATGCATGTGTGAAACAACCGGGACAAACATTCTGTTTTATAGCTCACAAAATGTCAGGTAAGTCAAACGTTGGATTATTCTCAGATTAATTTCCATACAGATGTGCCGTACTATTGTTGATATTTCTCTCTAGATAACGATATTCAGCTGCCTATTGGAACACATTTTCTAGTCGGTTGGGGATCTGATCTCCCTAAACTGGGCCTGTCTATTTGTGATTTCTTGTGGAATTTGTCTGAGTGTATAGatgacaaaaaaatgtaaaaagtaaatccagagaaacagacagcagCCTGTAGGATGATcctctgaacacaaacacaggaaggaaggagaacTCCTCTTTTCATTTAGAAGCTTAGAAATGCTCCTCTGTTGTGGAGAGGAGACAGCTGACTGTTAAAAGTGTCTGGTGTCAGTCAGCCATATCAGTAAAAGCCCAAAGAACTTTAATCCATTGTAATCTTTCTAATGCGGTTGCTGTTTCCTGAGATTGAATGGGTATGTGTGGCCTGGTGAGGGAGGGTCTGTCTGCCCCAGAGAAGGtctgatcagatcagatcaaatGATTTAaggctgggtgggtgggtggggggcttCTGGTTGGTCACTGATGTGAGCGagcgcgcgcgcgtgcacaTGTGCAGTAAGTGCTTGCATATATGAACCCTTTGATTGTACAGTGGTCTCCTCCTCCCCGTGACTCCAGCTGGGCACACACCGATCAGGAACGGAAGGCAAAACCAGTTTTTTCTATCCTGGTCTGGAGGGGATACAGTCCTGCTACTTTtctttgggattttttttgACTGGACAAaagttttatttgtttgaaaataataaaatatgtgACTCTGTTATTAGTTCAATGTGTTATTTGTTTTAAGGAACACACCAAATGATATATCatattgaaatgtattaagCTTTTACAAATCGGGTTTATAACTAAATATAAAACACCAAGTGGTATTTAAACATCTCATTGATTAAATCAACCCTAACCCATCAACACACGATATGATCTGAAAAGTACTGTAtagcacatgaacacaaacaataaataGACTTATTAAACAATGGCATTAGCACGGGTCCTGTTCCAGCATAGACTCACTCCTCCATGACGAGGTTTCTTTTGGCTTTATCCAGCCGGTCCAGCACCTCGCTGTAGAGGCCTGACATCTGCAGTAACAACATTTACACTCAGGTGTGAAACATGTCAGAATGGCACCATTTCAGCAAAGCAGACCTCAGTGATTATTCAGATAACAGCAATAGACTAGAGACATGATGTCCTGTCAAAAACTGACCGGGACAAAAACGCAAGCGATCGCACAGAAGCaacaaacaaaaggacaaaCATCTGCCAGCACACTGTAAGCTGAGCAGAGCTGcacccagtgagtgtgtgtgtgtgtgtgtgtgtgtgtgtgtggggggggggggagagagagctccAGCTGAAACACATAGCCTGCAGTCAGTCAGGTATCAGAGCTATTTTAGTTCAGCGCTGCCGTGCGCTCGCTCTCTGGCTCTCCCCCCTGCTGCTCTCACCTGCGTCTGATAGCTCTCCTGCAGGGAGCCCAGGTGCGGCAGGAAACTCATCCCCAGACCGCACCACTTCTCCGCGTCCGAGTACTGGGCCAGGCTGTACAGCAGGATGCCTGTGTTCCAGGCTCGGGTCAGCAGCCACAGCACCTCCAGCTCAGTGAAGTCTTCAGGCTGGGGAAGGGAGACAGAGGCCGGTGACGGAGCATGATGCTGTGGAACTACGTGCTGAGAGTAGCAGGACAGGTTTATGAGCCCTCCAAATCCTCTGCCTATAAAACTAAGTCCCCTAatacagtggttctcaaactttttgtccggggaccccatgaaatccatttgccaagtctcgcgaccccccacacagtttgacaggatattataggtctaaattcagtttcatcttgaatgatgagactgcttgctgagataaTAAAGTACTGTGAGCATGTTTTCATGCTCATCTGTAAGAAGTACAGTGCTGAACTAATGATGACATGAAAGCCAGAGCTGCACATCATGTTCTTCACAGCCTGCCAGCACCAAGTGCATCAGATCCCTGCTTGGCCTCGGAGCTCGGAGTGTGAtattctctctgcagctccagATTGGCCAGAAGTGAATGGGGGTTGCACTGACACACAACTGATTGAAATTAGCATCCAAATTGGCAGGAAGAGGCTGTTGAATGGAGCATCTGCTAACTGCACTGCTAGTGAAGGCCCCATTGATGTGGAGAGGAAATCCTTTCACAGGAGCACAGGCATAATCGCCAGGTTCTGCAGAGTTTATTGGTGATATTTCATGGTCATGTGACTCACAGCGCTGGTGATGATGGACTGGGCTTCCTCATAGTAGCCCCAGACCTCCTCCAGCACACGGgcctccacctcacacaccccacgTGGCAGCGACAGCTCGATCAGGCTATGAACACACtgactgcagcacacacacacacacacacacacacacacacacatcaaacacacagatcaaacacacagatcGACACTTTGACTGAAAATAAAATGCCGTTCGTGagccctgggcctgggcctgggcccgggcctttgtgtgtgctgacctgCAGCGGGCCAGATCGGCCTGTGGCTGCTTCCTGTGGAGGGACAGGGCGATCCTCAAGGCCTTCTTGCACAGGACAGGGAAGTGTGCCGGCGGCTCCATGGCCAGAGCTGCACACACCAAagcattacatttagcagacgcttttatccaaagccacttacaatgtatacacattttacatttacactgatggcacactgcacatcaggagcaattaggggttcagtgccttgctcaaggacgcttcgacagggaatggaactagcaaccttctgattactaaacgacttctctacctcctgtaccactgtcgcccccatgaGCACCCATGAGACGCCCATGAGACTCGGAGCTCAGGCCCTCCACAGCCTCAGCGCTCGCTCCTCTGGTCACAGCACTACATGTTTTATACATGGAAACTTACATAGGAAGTTAGCAGTGTCGTggaaaaactagaaaaaaatattgttttccTAGATATAGATATTTAGATGTGTGGCTTACCAGCAATGGTCTCAAGAAGTTTGGTGTCAATATTTTCAAGCTCTAGCACCGACTCAAGCACGGTGTCAAGCTTCGGGTCATTTAACTTTGCACGAGCTTCAAACTCATACAGAAGAAGCAGGGCGTCAGTTGGGTCCTTAGAAAAATCTCCTGCAAAGAAAAGGCATCATGACCTCCGTAAGCAGTGGCGCTCCCGAGCAAGAGAACGGTTCTGAAATATGGATCATCACTACAGAATCACCTGATGATTTCAGAGTATTCCACACGTCCCAGCAGAGCTGAATGTGCTCCAGAACCTCGGCCAGCAACTCGGgctgagacagaatgagagcaGAGACGAAACTTAGCGACCCCTTGTGGCAAGACAGTTCAGGTAAAAGGACAGAAAATGCAAACACTGAAATGTCTACCAAGTCAAATGGATCAAGAAAACACCTTAGAATTAAATGTATTAACCAAATTAATGAAATTCTTATGGCCCGTGAAACCAAAGGTCTGAGTCTTGGTCTAGCATTTTGGAATGATGTGCTAGACTATTTGTTCTTGTGATGTTAAGGCTGTTGGTGAGTGttgctgtgttggtgtgtgttgctgtgttgagGTGGGACCTGTTGGGGGGAGTGtggcgtgttggtgtgtgtggcgtgttggtgtgtgttgctgtgttggtgtgtgttgccgtgttggtgtgtgttgccgTGTTGAGGCGGGACCTGTTGAGGGGAGTGtggcgtgttggtgtgtgtggcgtgttggtgtgtgtggcgtgttggtgagtgtggcgtgttggtgagtgtggcgtgttggtgtgtgtggcgtgttggtgagtgtggcgtgttggtgtgtgtggcgtgttggTGAGTGTTGCTGTGTTGAGGTGGGACCTGTTGGGGGGAGTGtggcgtgttggtgtgtgtggcgtgttggtgtgtgtggcgtgttggtgtgtgtggcgtgttggtgtgtgttgctgtgttgagGTGGGACCTGTTGAGGGGAGTGtggcgttggtgtgtgttggtgtgttgagGTGGGACCTGTTGGGGGGAGTGgggcgttggtgtgtgttgctgtgttggtgtgtgtggcgtgttggtgtgtgttggtgtgtgttgctgtgtgttgctgtgttgagGTGGGACCTGTTGGGGGGAGTGtggcgtgttggtgtgtgtggcgtgttgaGGTGGGACCTGTTGGGGGGAGTGgggcgttggtgtgtgttgctgtgttggtgtgtgttgctgtgttggtgtgtgttgaggcGGGACCTGTTGGGGGGAGTGtggcgtgttggtgtgtgtggcgtgttggtgtgtgttgaggcGGGACCTGTTGAGGGGTGTGtggcgttggtgtgtgttgaggcGGGACCTGTTGAGGGGAGTGTggcgtgctggtgtgtgtggcgtgttggtgtgtgtggcgtgtgtgtggcgtgttggtgtgtgttgctgtgttgagGCGGGACCTGTTGAGGGGAGTGtggcgtgttggtgtgtgtggcgtgttggtgtgtgttgaggcGGGACCTGTTGAGGGGTGTGtggcgttggtgtgtgttgaggcGGGACCTGTTGAGGGGAGTGTggcgtgctggtgtgtgtggcgtgttggtgtgtgtggcgtgtgtgtggcgtgttggtgtgtgttgctgtgttgagGCGGGACCTGTTGAGGGGTGTGtggcgttggtgtgtgttgaggcGGGACCTGTTGAGGGGTGTGtggcgttggtgtgtgttgaggcGGGACCTGTTGGGGggagtgtggcgtgtgtgtgtgtggcgtgttggtgtgtgtggcgttggtgtgtgttgaggcGGGACCTGTTGGGGGGAGTGTGGCGTGCTTCTGCACAGCTCCAGGGAGGCAGCAGCTGCCATGAGCAGGCAGGTCTTCTGAGCCATCAGCACACCTTTGTCTCCAGGACAGAGCAGCGACAtctgggacacaaacacaacactcacatCCAGACTCACATCCAACAGAGCAGCGACAtctgggacacaaacacaacactcacatCCAGACTCACATCTAACAGAGCAGCGACAtctgggacacaaacacaacactcacatCCAACAGAGCAGAGACAtctgggacacaaacacaacactcacatccagacacacatctAACAGAGCAGAGACAtctgggacacaaacacaacactcacatCCAACAGAGCAGAGACAtctgggacacaaac
This genomic interval carries:
- the LOC105913076 gene encoding testis-expressed protein 11-like, with translation MSLLCPGDKGVLMAQKTCLLMAAAASLELCRSTPHSPQQPELLAEVLEHIQLCWDVWNTLKSSGDFSKDPTDALLLLYEFEARAKLNDPKLDTVLESVLELENIDTKLLETIAALAMEPPAHFPVLCKKALRIALSLHRKQPQADLARCSQCVHSLIELSLPRGVCEVEARVLEEVWGYYEEAQSIITSAPEDFTELEVLWLLTRAWNTGILLYSLAQYSDAEKWCGLGMSFLPHLGSLQESYQTQMSGLYSEVLDRLDKAKRNLVMEE